From a region of the Opitutia bacterium genome:
- a CDS encoding YafY family transcriptional regulator, which produces MNRTDRLVAMVLYLQGRRVVRACELAEHFEVTERTVYRDISALSEAGVPIAGEAGVGYTLMKGYHLPPVMFTGEEASSLFVGGELVKQFTDPSLHVPMTTALDKLRAVLPRESQDHVDKLVRGTLVVGRGFGPNQDPATQPMLLPVQQGVVQRRVLRMTYRGNARDETQRDVEPLGVVFYGGSWYLVAWCRLRTDLRHFRIDRIKRLELRSDRFEPRPDFNLAEHMRTYGGATADMIPARVWFAKFAQEKARRESYATLVEEKQRDGGAEFSMFTVSLEWMARWLLSFGTSAEALEPPQLRELVRAEAERIVQRHR; this is translated from the coding sequence ATGAACCGGACCGATCGCCTCGTCGCCATGGTGCTCTACCTGCAAGGGCGGCGCGTCGTGCGCGCGTGCGAACTGGCGGAGCATTTCGAGGTCACGGAGCGAACGGTTTACCGCGACATCTCCGCGTTGAGCGAGGCGGGCGTGCCGATCGCTGGTGAGGCGGGCGTCGGCTACACGCTGATGAAGGGCTACCACTTGCCGCCGGTGATGTTCACGGGGGAGGAGGCCTCGTCGCTTTTCGTCGGCGGCGAGCTCGTGAAACAGTTCACCGATCCCTCGTTGCATGTGCCGATGACGACGGCGCTCGACAAACTGCGGGCCGTGTTGCCGCGCGAGTCGCAGGACCACGTGGACAAACTCGTGCGCGGCACGCTGGTGGTGGGACGCGGCTTCGGGCCGAACCAGGATCCGGCGACGCAGCCGATGCTGCTGCCCGTGCAACAGGGCGTCGTGCAACGGCGCGTGCTGCGCATGACGTATCGCGGCAACGCTCGCGACGAGACGCAACGGGACGTCGAGCCGCTCGGCGTCGTGTTCTACGGCGGCTCGTGGTATCTCGTGGCGTGGTGCCGGTTGCGGACGGACCTCCGGCATTTCCGCATCGATCGCATCAAGCGCCTCGAGTTGCGGAGCGACCGTTTCGAGCCGCGGCCGGACTTCAATCTTGCGGAACACATGCGCACCTACGGCGGGGCGACGGCGGACATGATTCCCGCGCGGGTGTGGTTCGCGAAGTTCGCGCAGGAGAAGGCGCGCCGCGAGAGCTACGCGACGCTCGTGGAGGAAAAGCAGCGCGATGGTGGTGCGGAATTTTCGATGTTCACGGTCTCGCTCGAATGGATGGCGCGCTGGCTGTTGTCGTTCGGCACGAGTGCGGAGGCGCTGGAGCCGCCGCAGTTGCGCGAGCTGGTGCGCGCCGAGGCGGAGCGCATCGTGCAGCGGCACCGTTGA
- a CDS encoding thymidine kinase: MSKVYFYYSAMNAGKSTVLLQSSYNYRERGMHTLLFIPAIDTRAGAGRIQSRIGLSADAMALQPDENIFTHVKGAHAAQPVACVLIDEAQFLTRPQVEQLTDVSDRLGIPVLCYGLRTDFQGQLFPGSAALLALADNLSELKTICHCGRKATMNLRVGPDGRAVREGAQVEIGGNERYVAMCRRHYKDALAQA; encoded by the coding sequence ATGTCGAAGGTCTATTTCTACTATTCGGCGATGAACGCCGGCAAATCCACCGTCCTGCTCCAGTCGAGCTACAACTACCGCGAGCGCGGCATGCACACGCTGCTCTTTATCCCCGCGATCGACACGCGCGCGGGCGCGGGCCGCATCCAGTCGCGCATCGGCCTTTCCGCCGACGCGATGGCGCTGCAGCCGGATGAAAACATCTTCACCCACGTCAAGGGCGCGCACGCCGCGCAACCCGTTGCCTGCGTGCTGATCGACGAGGCGCAATTCCTGACGCGCCCGCAGGTCGAACAGCTCACCGACGTTTCCGATCGGCTCGGCATTCCCGTGCTCTGCTACGGCCTGCGCACGGATTTCCAGGGGCAACTGTTTCCCGGCAGCGCCGCGCTGCTCGCGCTGGCCGACAATCTCAGCGAGCTGAAAACCATCTGCCACTGCGGCCGCAAAGCCACGATGAACCTCCGCGTCGGCCCCGACGGCCGCGCCGTGAGGGAAGGCGCGCAGGTCGAGATCGGCGGCAACGAGCGCTACGTCGCGATGTGCCGGCGCCATTACAAGGACGCGCTGGCGCAGGCCTGA
- a CDS encoding DoxX family protein has protein sequence MQKILHLEFIPRSADLALLVLRLWLGLSMAFLHGWGKVAALAAGKNMFDRSMLGLGAWPEFVLVTFAEFVCALLVAIGLWTRLASFFMVVTMAVAFFMAHGMTLRGPMSGEVAYLYLAGYLALLIAGAGKFSFDKK, from the coding sequence ATGCAAAAAATCCTCCACCTCGAATTCATTCCCCGCAGCGCGGACCTCGCGCTGCTCGTGCTCCGGCTGTGGCTCGGTCTCTCGATGGCGTTTCTCCACGGCTGGGGGAAGGTCGCGGCGCTGGCGGCAGGAAAGAACATGTTCGACCGCTCAATGCTGGGCTTGGGCGCGTGGCCGGAGTTCGTGCTCGTGACCTTCGCGGAGTTCGTTTGCGCGTTGCTGGTGGCGATCGGCCTGTGGACGCGGCTGGCAAGCTTCTTCATGGTGGTGACGATGGCGGTGGCCTTCTTCATGGCTCACGGCATGACGCTGCGCGGACCGATGAGCGGCGAAGTCGCCTATCTCTACCTCGCGGGCTATCTCGCGTTGCTGATCGCAGGCGCGGGCAAGTTCAGCTTCGACAAGAAATAA
- a CDS encoding succinate CoA transferase has translation MNYPFPTLSPQEAAALVQDKDTIGFGGFTAAGACKVVPLAIAARAKAEHAAGRPFKLGVITGASTGKSLDGALAEAEAIAWRTPYQSDPILRKSINEGRTQFFDLHLSAVQPAVRSGVFGKMNWAILEASHVTAQGEIVLTTSVGCANTFARLADKIIIELNAYHPGDLMGFHDLFEPADPPFRRAIPIYAPTDRVGASFIKVNPKKIAGVVLTNTPDESGGFDAPDAVTNKIGENVAQFLAGEIKVGRLPSSFLPLQSGVGNIANAVIGALGANPGIPPFMMYTEVIQDSVINLLKSGKCTFASGCSLTVSPQQLQQFYGDLEFFRSRVVLRPQEITNSPEIVRRLGLITINTAIEVDLFGNVNSTHVMGRDLMNGIGGSGDFTRNAQISIYTCPSVAKKGSISTIVPLVTHLDHSEHSVQIVVTEHGVADLRGKSPGERASLMIEKCVHPEYRDSLREYLRISAKGHVPQTLQNAFKMHLAYLEQGDMRQVKWTN, from the coding sequence ATGAACTATCCGTTCCCCACGCTCTCGCCGCAGGAAGCTGCGGCTCTGGTGCAGGACAAGGACACGATCGGCTTCGGCGGCTTCACGGCCGCCGGCGCATGCAAGGTCGTGCCTCTCGCCATCGCGGCGCGCGCGAAGGCTGAGCACGCGGCCGGCCGGCCGTTCAAGCTCGGCGTCATCACCGGCGCCTCGACCGGCAAGTCGCTCGACGGCGCACTCGCCGAGGCGGAGGCGATCGCGTGGCGCACGCCGTATCAGTCCGACCCGATTCTTCGCAAATCGATCAACGAAGGTCGCACGCAGTTCTTCGACCTGCACCTTTCCGCGGTGCAGCCGGCCGTGCGCAGCGGCGTGTTCGGCAAGATGAACTGGGCCATCCTCGAGGCGAGCCATGTCACCGCGCAGGGCGAGATCGTGCTGACGACGTCAGTCGGTTGCGCGAACACCTTCGCGCGTCTCGCGGACAAAATCATCATCGAGCTGAACGCCTATCATCCTGGCGACCTGATGGGCTTCCACGATCTGTTCGAGCCGGCCGATCCGCCGTTCCGCCGCGCCATCCCGATCTACGCGCCCACCGATCGCGTCGGCGCGAGCTTCATCAAGGTCAACCCGAAGAAGATCGCGGGCGTCGTGCTTACGAACACGCCGGACGAGTCCGGCGGCTTCGATGCGCCGGACGCGGTGACGAACAAGATCGGCGAAAACGTCGCGCAATTCCTCGCGGGCGAGATCAAGGTCGGCCGCCTGCCGTCGTCGTTCCTCCCGCTGCAATCGGGCGTGGGCAACATCGCGAACGCCGTCATCGGCGCGCTCGGTGCCAATCCCGGCATTCCGCCGTTCATGATGTATACGGAAGTCATCCAGGACTCCGTCATCAACCTGCTCAAGAGCGGCAAGTGCACCTTCGCCAGCGGTTGCTCGCTGACGGTGAGCCCGCAGCAGCTGCAGCAGTTCTACGGCGACCTCGAGTTCTTCCGGTCGCGTGTTGTGCTGCGTCCGCAGGAAATCACCAACAGCCCGGAAATCGTCCGCCGCCTCGGCTTGATCACGATCAACACCGCGATCGAGGTCGACCTCTTCGGCAACGTGAACAGCACGCACGTGATGGGCCGCGACCTGATGAACGGCATCGGTGGCTCGGGCGACTTCACGCGCAACGCGCAAATCTCGATCTACACCTGTCCGTCGGTGGCGAAGAAGGGTTCGATCAGCACGATCGTGCCGCTCGTCACCCACCTCGACCACAGCGAGCACTCGGTGCAGATCGTGGTGACCGAGCACGGCGTCGCCGACCTGCGCGGCAAGTCGCCCGGCGAACGCGCCTCGCTCATGATCGAGAAGTGCGTGCATCCCGAGTATCGCGACTCGCTGCGCGAGTATCTGCGCATCTCGGCCAAGGGCCACGTGCCGCAGACGCTGCAGAACGCGTTCAAGATGCACCTCGCCTATCTCGAGCAAGGCGACATGCGGCAGGTGAAGTGGACGAACTGA
- a CDS encoding pyruvate ferredoxin oxidoreductase — MSSAPVSAPLVEVPAAGGPGRAPLAKKGLVSDHPTWCPGCGDFAVLASFYRVLEKLNYPQESIVTFAGIGCSSRFPYFVNSHGGHFIHGRSLPFAAAISLGRDDLHVFAFGGDGDGFSIGGNHLFHAARKNTKMTYVIMDNSVYGLTKKQTSPTSPIGFKSKTDPWGAMEQPVNPMKTLLTAGATFVARSHATQVNHMTEMMLRAAQHDGFSVVEILSECVEFNEGAFDAANPRKGGKWQLIDLKKNDGTPEDAARHDPTDEFSAMKLALADAPGYFGVFYEVNRPTKNKLERDLIARTREKTKGASALQLLEGTFAKMR; from the coding sequence CCCGCTCGCGAAAAAAGGCCTCGTCTCCGATCACCCCACGTGGTGCCCGGGCTGCGGCGATTTCGCCGTGCTGGCCTCGTTCTACCGCGTCCTCGAGAAGCTCAACTACCCGCAGGAAAGCATCGTGACGTTCGCCGGCATCGGCTGCTCGTCGCGCTTCCCCTACTTCGTCAACAGCCACGGCGGCCACTTCATCCACGGCCGCTCGCTGCCCTTCGCCGCCGCGATCTCCCTCGGCCGCGACGACCTCCACGTCTTCGCCTTCGGCGGTGACGGCGACGGTTTCTCCATCGGCGGCAACCACCTGTTCCACGCCGCGCGCAAGAACACCAAGATGACCTACGTCATCATGGATAACTCCGTCTACGGCCTGACCAAGAAGCAGACCTCGCCCACCTCGCCCATCGGCTTCAAATCGAAGACCGATCCGTGGGGCGCGATGGAGCAACCGGTCAATCCGATGAAGACGCTTCTCACCGCCGGCGCCACCTTCGTCGCTCGCTCGCACGCCACGCAGGTCAACCACATGACCGAGATGATGCTCCGCGCCGCGCAGCACGACGGCTTCTCCGTGGTCGAGATCCTCTCCGAGTGCGTCGAGTTCAACGAAGGCGCCTTCGACGCCGCCAACCCGCGCAAGGGCGGCAAGTGGCAGCTCATCGACCTCAAGAAGAACGACGGCACGCCCGAGGACGCCGCGCGTCACGACCCGACGGACGAGTTCTCCGCCATGAAACTCGCCCTCGCCGACGCGCCCGGCTACTTCGGCGTGTTCTACGAGGTCAATCGCCCGACGAAGAACAAGCTCGAGCGCGACCTCATCGCCCGCACCCGCGAAAAGACCAAGGGCGCCTCCGCGCTCCAGCTCCTCGAGGGCACGTTCGCGAAGATGCGCTGA
- a CDS encoding nuclear transport factor 2 family protein, with translation MIPRHVLRSSPLLSLLAAGAFLAVVPAVSASVDEDAAAVAALDTAFQLAVKNNDADTIAHMLADDMVLITGRGRVFTREDHIVAARTKERVYEKQDEEPGTQKVRVWGNTAVVTALLWCKGTAKGQAFDFKVWFSDTYVRTPAGWKYVFGQASLPLPPEPKPSA, from the coding sequence ATGATTCCTCGCCACGTCCTCCGTTCGTCCCCCTTGCTCAGCCTCCTTGCCGCCGGTGCGTTTCTCGCCGTCGTGCCCGCCGTCTCCGCGTCGGTCGACGAAGATGCGGCCGCCGTCGCGGCGCTCGACACGGCATTTCAACTCGCGGTGAAGAACAACGACGCCGACACGATCGCTCACATGCTTGCCGACGACATGGTGCTGATCACCGGTCGCGGTCGCGTCTTCACCCGCGAAGACCACATCGTGGCGGCGCGGACCAAGGAACGCGTCTACGAAAAGCAGGACGAGGAGCCGGGCACCCAGAAGGTGCGCGTCTGGGGCAACACCGCCGTGGTGACCGCGCTGTTGTGGTGCAAGGGCACGGCGAAGGGCCAAGCTTTCGATTTCAAAGTCTGGTTCAGCGACACCTACGTGCGGACTCCGGCCGGGTGGAAATACGTCTTCGGCCAGGCGTCGCTGCCGTTGCCGCCGGAGCCGAAGCCCAGCGCCTGA
- a CDS encoding VOC family protein has protein sequence MKSAPAIDAGVRIGHVHLKVANLERALEFYCGVLGFQLMQRYGAQAAFISAGGYHHHLGLNTWESLGGSPPPPGSTGLYHTAILYPTRRALADALRRLAEADWPLDGASDHGVSEALYLRDPDQNGVELYRDRPEAEWPRTPAGELAMVTRPLDLRGLLAELK, from the coding sequence ATGAAATCCGCTCCCGCCATCGACGCCGGCGTCCGCATCGGCCACGTGCACCTGAAGGTCGCAAATCTGGAACGCGCCCTCGAGTTCTACTGCGGCGTGCTCGGTTTCCAATTGATGCAGCGCTACGGCGCGCAGGCAGCCTTCATCTCGGCGGGCGGCTACCATCACCACCTCGGTCTCAATACCTGGGAAAGCCTCGGCGGATCGCCGCCGCCACCCGGCTCCACCGGCCTCTATCACACCGCCATCCTCTACCCCACCCGCCGCGCGCTGGCGGACGCGTTGCGTCGGCTTGCCGAGGCGGACTGGCCGCTCGACGGCGCTTCCGATCATGGGGTCAGCGAGGCGCTCTACCTGCGTGACCCCGACCAGAACGGCGTGGAACTCTATCGCGATCGGCCGGAAGCCGAATGGCCGCGCACGCCCGCAGGCGAACTCGCGATGGTCACGCGTCCGCTGGATCTGCGCGGGCTCCTCGCCGAACTCAAGTAA
- a CDS encoding VOC family protein yields MLKGLRSIGYPVADLAAAKNWYSAVTGLTPYFDQPFYVGFNVGGFELGLLPAEGKAAVPGEPHTLWGVDDIAASYAALLERGATPHYPPTDVGGGIVCAVVRDPFGNLLGLIHNPHFDPAAVR; encoded by the coding sequence ATGCTCAAAGGACTTCGCAGCATTGGCTATCCCGTCGCGGATCTCGCCGCGGCGAAAAACTGGTATTCCGCTGTCACCGGACTGACGCCGTATTTCGACCAGCCGTTCTACGTGGGTTTCAACGTGGGCGGTTTTGAACTCGGCCTTCTTCCGGCCGAGGGGAAAGCCGCGGTTCCCGGTGAGCCGCACACCCTGTGGGGCGTCGACGATATCGCCGCGAGCTACGCCGCGCTGCTGGAGCGCGGAGCCACGCCGCACTATCCGCCGACCGATGTCGGTGGCGGCATCGTGTGCGCGGTCGTGCGCGATCCGTTCGGCAACCTCCTCGGATTGATCCACAATCCTCATTTCGATCCCGCCGCGGTCCGATAG
- a CDS encoding lactonase family protein, translated as MSTTAPLAALLIFVGTYTPKDGASRGIYAVRLDQATGALSSPELAAETPNPTFLAWHPSHRALYALGVGPDATGQTTGGAAAFTYDAATQKLAPLNARGAGSSLMAHVAVDATGRLLVTASYHGGFLATFPIGDDLKLADRTSLLPATGTLGPNRARQDKPHPHSVTFSPDNRFAYVCDLGLDRIFAYAVDPARATLTPAGEFATASGAGPRHSKISSDGRFLYAINELGSSVSVFARDLANGALRPVQSLSTLPAGWSGESICAEIRLHPNGRFVYGSNRGHDSLAVFARDPEHGTLTLLQILPCGGKHPRNFNLSPDGRWLVCANRDSDNLVSFAVDADTGRLTPTGHTATVPQAVCVLFAP; from the coding sequence ATGTCCACCACCGCGCCGCTCGCCGCCTTGCTCATCTTTGTCGGAACCTACACGCCCAAGGACGGTGCCAGTCGCGGCATCTACGCCGTGCGTCTCGACCAGGCGACCGGCGCGCTGTCGTCGCCCGAACTCGCGGCCGAGACGCCGAACCCGACCTTCCTCGCCTGGCATCCGTCGCACCGCGCGCTCTACGCACTCGGCGTCGGCCCCGACGCCACCGGCCAGACCACGGGCGGCGCCGCCGCTTTCACCTACGACGCGGCGACGCAAAAACTCGCACCGCTCAACGCCCGCGGCGCCGGCAGCTCGCTCATGGCTCACGTCGCCGTAGACGCCACCGGCCGCCTGCTCGTTACGGCGAGCTACCACGGCGGCTTCCTCGCCACCTTCCCGATCGGTGACGACCTGAAACTCGCCGACCGCACCAGCCTGCTCCCGGCGACCGGCACGCTGGGGCCGAACCGCGCGCGGCAGGACAAGCCGCACCCGCACTCCGTCACCTTCTCGCCCGACAACCGCTTCGCCTACGTCTGCGATCTGGGCCTCGACCGGATCTTCGCCTACGCCGTCGATCCCGCGCGCGCCACGCTCACACCCGCCGGCGAATTCGCGACCGCTTCCGGCGCCGGGCCGCGCCACAGCAAAATCTCGAGCGACGGCCGATTCCTCTACGCGATCAACGAACTCGGCAGCAGCGTAAGCGTCTTCGCGCGCGACCTCGCCAACGGCGCACTGCGGCCCGTGCAATCGCTTTCCACGCTGCCCGCCGGCTGGAGCGGCGAGAGCATCTGCGCCGAGATCCGCCTGCACCCGAACGGCCGCTTCGTCTACGGCTCGAACCGCGGCCACGACAGCCTCGCCGTCTTCGCGCGCGACCCGGAGCACGGCACGCTCACCCTGCTGCAAATCCTCCCCTGCGGCGGCAAGCACCCGCGCAATTTCAACCTCTCGCCCGACGGCCGCTGGCTCGTCTGCGCTAACCGCGACAGCGACAACCTCGTGAGCTTCGCCGTGGACGCCGACACCGGCCGCCTCACGCCGACCGGCCACACCGCCACCGTTCCGCAGGCCGTCTGCGTGCTCTTCGCACCCTGA
- a CDS encoding 2-hydroxyacid dehydrogenase yields MPLTVAFFDTKSYDREYFAQATDAGEIELRFLEHRLTESTASTAQGANAVCCFVNDRLDRALLTHLKNFGVRHVALRCAGFNNVDLAAAKELGLAVTRVPAYSPHAVAEHTIALLLTLNRKIHRAHNRVREQNFSLAGLVGFDLHGKTAGVVGTGKIGRIVAEILRGFGMRVLACDPFPDAVWAAQHRVSYVSKVELFAQSDVISLHSPLTPETHHLVNEPTLAAMKRGAFIVNTSRGKLIDTAALIDGLKSGRVGGVALDVYEEEEGVFFEDHSDRVLADDELARLLTFPNVLITAHQAFLTREALGEIARVTVENLRRGASHVPFLDGTQLA; encoded by the coding sequence ATGCCTCTCACCGTCGCCTTCTTCGACACCAAATCCTACGATCGCGAGTATTTCGCCCAAGCGACTGACGCCGGCGAAATCGAGCTGCGTTTCCTCGAGCATCGGCTCACCGAAAGCACCGCCAGCACCGCGCAAGGCGCCAACGCCGTCTGCTGCTTCGTCAACGACCGCCTCGATCGCGCACTGCTCACGCACCTGAAGAATTTCGGCGTGCGCCACGTCGCGCTCCGCTGCGCCGGCTTCAATAACGTCGACCTCGCCGCCGCCAAGGAACTCGGCCTCGCCGTCACGCGCGTGCCCGCCTACTCGCCTCACGCCGTTGCCGAACACACGATCGCGCTCCTGCTCACGCTGAACCGCAAAATCCACCGGGCCCACAATCGCGTGCGCGAACAGAATTTCTCCCTCGCCGGCCTCGTCGGCTTCGACCTTCACGGCAAGACCGCGGGCGTGGTCGGCACCGGCAAGATCGGCCGCATCGTCGCAGAAATCCTGCGCGGCTTCGGGATGCGCGTGCTCGCCTGCGATCCCTTCCCCGACGCCGTCTGGGCCGCGCAGCATCGCGTGAGTTACGTGTCGAAGGTCGAACTCTTCGCCCAAAGCGACGTCATCTCGCTCCACTCGCCCCTCACGCCGGAGACGCATCACCTCGTCAACGAGCCCACGCTCGCCGCCATGAAGCGCGGCGCGTTCATCGTGAACACCAGCCGCGGCAAGCTCATCGACACCGCCGCGCTGATCGACGGTCTCAAATCCGGCCGCGTCGGCGGCGTGGCCCTCGACGTCTACGAGGAAGAGGAAGGCGTCTTCTTCGAGGACCACTCCGACCGCGTGCTCGCCGACGACGAACTCGCGCGTCTGCTCACCTTCCCCAACGTCCTCATCACCGCGCACCAAGCCTTCCTCACCCGAGAAGCGTTGGGCGAAATCGCCCGCGTCACCGTGGAAAACCTCCGCCGCGGTGCGAGCCACGTTCCGTTTCTCGACGGCACGCAGCTCGCCTGA
- a CDS encoding VOC family protein: protein MLQVTAIAFTGYPVTDIPRARAFYEQVLGLRSTAVFEHEGRHWIEYDIGAGTLAISNMASEKWKPSPDGPSVALEVAEFDAAVAALRAAKVKFVVDPMDSGVCRMAIVSDPDGNSLCVHHRHVP from the coding sequence ATGCTCCAAGTCACCGCCATCGCCTTCACCGGTTATCCGGTCACCGACATCCCGCGCGCCCGCGCATTCTACGAGCAGGTGCTCGGGTTGCGATCTACCGCCGTCTTCGAGCACGAGGGCAGGCACTGGATCGAATACGATATCGGTGCCGGCACGCTCGCGATCAGCAACATGGCCTCGGAGAAATGGAAGCCGTCGCCGGATGGGCCCTCCGTGGCGCTCGAGGTGGCGGAGTTCGATGCGGCGGTCGCGGCACTGCGTGCTGCCAAGGTCAAATTCGTCGTTGATCCGATGGATAGCGGGGTTTGTCGCATGGCGATTGTCAGCGATCCCGATGGCAATTCGCTGTGCGTCCATCACCGCCACGTCCCATGA
- a CDS encoding acetyl-CoA hydrolase/transferase family protein codes for MSAEDVVKLIPSGARCFLHGGAATPTALVDALAARTDLEGVRVYHVHTEGRLAIVDKACEGRIRSVSLFSGAATRPVIAEGRADFMPVFLSDIPSFFRSRQIPLDVAILQLSPPDAHGWCTLGTSVDVALAAFESAKIVIAEINEQMPRTRGESFVPFSRVNAFIATNRSMHQHPPEPESPIEGRIGEIIAELVEDGSTLQMGIGAIPDAVLTRLHHKRDLGIHTEMFSDRLVPLVESGAVTNKFKAVFPGRIVTAFCVGTQKTFDFVHDNPFVTFSGSDRTNDTAAIRKNPKVVAINSAIEIDLTGQVCADSMGHAIYSGIGGQMDFIRGAALSPGGKPIIALPSTAKNGTISRITAELKPGAGVVTTRGHVHWVVTEYGAVNLWGKTLRERANALISIAHPDFRTELRRRANGLRHFNFSE; via the coding sequence ATGTCCGCCGAAGACGTGGTTAAACTCATTCCCAGCGGCGCCCGCTGCTTCCTCCACGGCGGCGCCGCAACGCCCACCGCGCTCGTCGATGCGCTGGCCGCGCGCACCGATCTCGAAGGCGTGCGCGTCTACCACGTGCACACGGAAGGCCGCCTCGCCATCGTGGACAAGGCCTGCGAAGGCCGCATCCGCTCCGTGTCGCTGTTCAGCGGCGCCGCGACGCGCCCCGTCATCGCCGAGGGCCGCGCGGATTTCATGCCGGTTTTTCTCTCGGACATTCCGTCGTTTTTCCGCAGCCGCCAGATCCCGCTCGACGTCGCCATCCTGCAACTCTCCCCGCCCGACGCGCACGGCTGGTGCACGCTCGGCACCTCGGTCGACGTGGCGCTCGCCGCCTTCGAAAGCGCGAAGATCGTCATCGCCGAGATCAACGAGCAGATGCCCCGCACCCGCGGCGAGTCGTTCGTGCCCTTCTCGCGCGTCAACGCCTTCATCGCCACCAACCGCTCGATGCACCAACATCCGCCCGAGCCGGAGAGCCCGATCGAAGGCCGCATCGGCGAGATCATCGCCGAACTCGTCGAGGACGGCTCGACGCTCCAAATGGGCATCGGCGCCATCCCCGATGCCGTGCTCACGCGCCTCCACCACAAGCGCGACCTCGGCATCCACACCGAGATGTTCTCCGACCGCCTCGTGCCGCTCGTCGAGTCCGGCGCGGTGACGAACAAGTTCAAAGCCGTTTTCCCCGGCCGCATCGTCACCGCCTTCTGCGTCGGCACGCAGAAGACCTTCGACTTCGTCCACGACAACCCGTTCGTGACGTTCTCCGGCTCCGATCGCACCAACGACACCGCCGCCATCCGCAAGAACCCCAAAGTCGTCGCGATCAACTCCGCCATCGAGATCGATCTCACCGGCCAAGTCTGCGCCGACTCGATGGGCCACGCGATCTACTCGGGCATCGGCGGCCAGATGGATTTCATTCGCGGCGCCGCGCTCTCGCCCGGCGGCAAGCCCATCATCGCGCTCCCCTCCACGGCGAAAAACGGCACCATCTCGCGCATCACGGCCGAACTGAAACCCGGCGCCGGCGTCGTCACCACCCGCGGCCACGTTCACTGGGTCGTCACCGAATACGGCGCGGTCAACCTCTGGGGCAAAACCCTCCGCGAGCGCGCCAACGCCCTGATTTCGATCGCGCACCCGGACTTCCGCACCGAACTCCGCCGCCGCGCGAACGGCCTGCGGCACTTCAACTTCTCCGAGTAA
- a CDS encoding VOC family protein: protein MLKVTGIAFTIFNIKDPARSREFYGRTLGLSLCSEMEFAPGMWWIEYDTGESALALTTYPMPGLSGGPSPGVALEITNFDEALANLRAAGVPLVWGPNDFPPCRSFAIQDPDGNAIYLHQRKTNS from the coding sequence ATGCTCAAAGTCACTGGAATCGCCTTCACGATCTTCAACATCAAGGACCCTGCGCGCTCGCGCGAGTTCTACGGCCGGACGCTCGGCCTCTCCCTTTGCTCGGAAATGGAATTCGCTCCGGGCATGTGGTGGATCGAATACGACACCGGCGAAAGCGCGCTCGCGTTGACGACGTATCCGATGCCGGGCTTGAGCGGCGGGCCGAGCCCCGGCGTGGCGCTGGAGATCACGAACTTCGACGAAGCGCTGGCAAACCTGCGCGCGGCGGGCGTGCCGCTCGTGTGGGGCCCGAACGATTTTCCGCCGTGCCGCAGCTTCGCGATCCAGGATCCCGACGGGAACGCGATCTATCTCCATCAACGCAAGACCAACTCCTGA
- a CDS encoding nucleoside monophosphate kinase, whose translation MPPRRLLLLGAPGVGKGTQASLLSAALGACHLSTGDIFRLARTAHHDQLTPAMRTAVERMSRGELVSDETVLQLARERMTCLRCRGGFILDGFPRTVPQAAALQVLLDGERVTVDAVVSYELSEPELVTRIGGRRTCPVCKAVYHAELRPPKSEGVCDVCGTPLILREDDRPEAVHVRQQAYLQATAPLFDFYYELGQLVRISATGSPEEVFARTSAALAERWRS comes from the coding sequence GTGCCACCGCGACGCCTTTTGCTTCTTGGCGCGCCCGGCGTTGGCAAGGGAACCCAAGCCTCACTCCTCTCGGCGGCACTCGGTGCGTGCCACCTCTCGACGGGCGACATCTTCCGCCTCGCCCGCACCGCGCATCACGACCAACTCACACCCGCCATGCGCACCGCAGTGGAGCGCATGAGCCGCGGCGAACTGGTGTCCGACGAAACCGTGCTGCAACTCGCGCGCGAACGCATGACCTGCCTCCGCTGCCGCGGCGGGTTCATCCTCGACGGCTTCCCGCGCACCGTGCCGCAAGCCGCCGCGCTACAGGTGCTGCTCGACGGGGAACGCGTCACCGTCGACGCCGTCGTCAGCTACGAACTCAGCGAGCCCGAACTCGTCACGCGCATCGGCGGCCGCCGCACCTGCCCCGTCTGCAAGGCGGTCTACCATGCCGAGCTGCGCCCGCCCAAATCCGAAGGCGTGTGCGACGTGTGCGGCACGCCGCTCATATTGCGCGAGGATGATCGCCCTGAAGCGGTGCACGTCCGCCAGCAAGCCTACCTTCAGGCGACGGCGCCGCTCTTCGACTTCTACTACGAACTCGGCCAGCTCGTGCGCATCAGCGCCACCGGCTCGCCGGAGGAAGTCTTCGCACGGACCTCCGCCGCCTTGGCGGAACGCTGGCGCTCCTGA